The Microbacterium sp. LWO12-1.2 genome includes a window with the following:
- a CDS encoding amidase, with translation MFEVTEATIAELRTALESGAATAVELVDAYLARIAAYDAPGTATALNAVIVANPEARAEAAASDARRARGETHGPLDGIPYTAKDSYLVRGLTAAAGSPAFAGLVAQRDAFTIARLRAGGAICLGLTNMPPMANGGMQRGVYGRAESPYSADWLTAPFASGSSNGSGTATAASFAAFGLGEETWSSGRGPATNNALCAYTPSRGVISVRGNWPLVPTMDVVVPHARSMADLLEVLDVIVADDVETRGDFWRTQPWVALPTASSVRPESYPALQTDAASALAGARIGIPRMYINADPDAGTAEHPGIGGPTGQRIETRASIVERWEAARRDLEAAGATVVEIDFPVVSNYEGDRPGAPTIATRGLVSPEYLQQEIVDLSAWGWEDFLQANGDPVLHTLADVDGAAIFPHPAGALPDRYTGFDDDIAEYPDWVRNHPGTGIEDMPELAAGLRGLEETRRLDLEAWMDQLALDAIVFPAVADVGPADMDVNAASADLGWRNGVWIANGNLAIRHLGIPTVTVPMGVMRDIGMPIGLTFAGRAYDDSALLRLAAGFEAIGAPGERRVPPPCTPALP, from the coding sequence ATGTTCGAGGTGACCGAGGCGACCATCGCCGAGCTGCGCACGGCGCTCGAATCGGGCGCGGCGACGGCGGTCGAGCTGGTCGACGCATATCTCGCCCGCATCGCGGCCTACGACGCCCCCGGCACAGCGACCGCACTGAACGCCGTGATCGTCGCGAACCCGGAGGCCCGCGCCGAGGCGGCGGCATCGGATGCACGACGCGCGCGCGGCGAAACGCACGGCCCGCTCGACGGCATCCCGTACACCGCGAAGGACAGCTACCTGGTGCGCGGGCTCACCGCCGCGGCCGGCAGCCCTGCCTTCGCGGGGCTGGTCGCGCAGCGCGACGCCTTCACCATCGCACGACTGCGCGCGGGAGGGGCGATCTGCCTCGGCCTGACGAACATGCCCCCGATGGCGAACGGCGGCATGCAGCGCGGGGTCTACGGCAGGGCCGAGAGCCCGTACTCGGCCGACTGGCTGACGGCCCCGTTCGCCTCCGGTTCATCCAACGGCTCCGGCACGGCGACGGCCGCGAGCTTCGCGGCCTTCGGCCTCGGCGAGGAGACCTGGTCGTCTGGTCGCGGCCCCGCCACGAACAACGCCCTGTGCGCGTACACGCCCTCGCGCGGGGTGATCTCGGTGCGCGGCAACTGGCCGCTGGTGCCGACCATGGACGTGGTGGTGCCGCACGCCCGCAGCATGGCCGACCTGCTCGAAGTTCTCGATGTGATCGTGGCCGACGACGTCGAGACCCGCGGCGATTTCTGGCGCACGCAGCCCTGGGTCGCGCTGCCGACCGCCTCCTCGGTGCGGCCGGAGTCGTACCCGGCGCTCCAGACCGACGCGGCGAGCGCCCTCGCCGGAGCTCGCATCGGCATCCCTCGCATGTACATCAACGCGGATCCGGATGCGGGAACGGCGGAGCATCCCGGTATCGGCGGACCGACCGGGCAGCGCATCGAGACGCGGGCATCGATCGTGGAGCGCTGGGAGGCCGCGCGGCGCGACCTCGAAGCGGCCGGGGCGACCGTGGTGGAGATCGACTTCCCCGTGGTGTCGAACTACGAAGGCGACCGTCCAGGCGCTCCGACCATCGCGACCCGCGGACTCGTCTCGCCCGAGTACCTGCAACAGGAGATCGTCGACCTCTCGGCGTGGGGGTGGGAGGACTTCCTGCAGGCGAACGGCGACCCTGTGCTGCACACCCTCGCGGACGTGGACGGCGCGGCAATCTTCCCGCATCCGGCGGGCGCGCTGCCCGATCGCTACACCGGATTCGATGACGACATCGCCGAGTATCCGGATTGGGTGCGCAACCACCCCGGCACCGGCATCGAGGACATGCCCGAGCTCGCCGCCGGATTGCGGGGACTGGAGGAGACTCGTCGTCTCGACCTGGAGGCCTGGATGGACCAGCTCGCACTCGACGCAATCGTCTTCCCGGCCGTGGCGGACGTGGGGCCGGCCGACATGGACGTGAACGCGGCATCCGCCGACCTCGGCTGGCGCAACGGCGTCTGGATCGCGAACGGCAACCTCGCGATACGCCACCTCGGTATCCCGACCGTCACGGTGCCGATGGGCGTGATGCGCGACATCGGCATGCCGATCGGACTCACCTTCGCCGGACGGGCCTACGACGACTCCGCACTGCTGCGACTCGCTGCGGGCTTCGAGGCGATCGGTGCTCCGGGCGAGCGGCGCGTACCGCCACCGTGCACGCCGGCGTTGCCGTAG
- a CDS encoding MBL fold metallo-hydrolase, which produces MKLAPHLHRLGNDIVASYLVDLPDGITLIDAGLPGHWHDLQRELAEIGRPLSDIRGIVLTHGDGDHIGFAERLRRETGVPVFIHAADAHRVRTGEKPKTSMGPARLGPTLGFFAYGIRKNALRTHHVTAVTEVADGDVLDLPGAPVVIGMPGHSPGSIAVHVPLADAVFVGDALTTRHVLTGRTGAQPAPFTDEPSEARASLDRLAGVAASWVLPGHGAPWRGTPADIAAAVRAAD; this is translated from the coding sequence ATGAAGCTCGCACCGCATCTGCACCGGCTCGGCAACGACATCGTCGCCTCCTACCTCGTCGACCTGCCGGACGGCATCACCCTGATCGACGCCGGCCTTCCCGGACATTGGCACGATCTGCAGCGCGAACTCGCCGAGATCGGGCGGCCGCTGTCCGACATCCGCGGCATCGTCCTGACCCACGGCGACGGCGACCACATCGGCTTCGCGGAGCGCCTGCGGCGAGAGACCGGAGTGCCGGTGTTCATCCACGCCGCCGATGCCCACCGCGTGCGCACAGGGGAGAAGCCCAAGACCTCGATGGGCCCCGCGCGTCTGGGCCCGACGCTCGGCTTCTTCGCCTACGGCATCCGCAAGAACGCGCTGCGCACCCACCACGTGACCGCGGTCACCGAAGTGGCAGACGGGGATGTGCTCGACCTGCCGGGAGCGCCGGTCGTGATCGGGATGCCGGGGCACTCCCCGGGCAGCATCGCCGTGCATGTGCCCCTCGCCGACGCGGTGTTCGTGGGCGACGCACTGACCACGCGGCATGTCCTCACCGGTCGCACGGGAGCACAGCCCGCGCCGTTCACCGACGAGCCGAGCGAGGCGCGCGCCTCGCTCGACCGACTGGCCGGAGTCGCGGCGTCGTGGGTGCTGCCCGGTCACGGTGCGCCCTGGCGCGGAACGCCGGCCGACATCGCCGCTGCCGTGCGGGCGGCGGACTGA
- a CDS encoding tryptophan 2,3-dioxygenase — protein MSTEQQNERALEDGIVTDMSGRMTYGSYLSLDQLLTAQNPVSVPEHHDELLFIIQHQTTELWLKQLLHELSSARELLASDDLREALKRVARVKRIQDVMTQQWAILATLTPTEYAQFRGALGSSSGFQSVQYRAVEFALGNKNEKMLSVFRDHPANLALLTAEWEKPTLYDEFLRYASRRGLPIPSEILDRDVREPYRETPSLVPAIREIYQNHQENWDLYEACEDLVDLEDNFQFWRFRHLKTVARTIGMKVGTGGSSGVGFLQRALDLTFFPELYTVRTEIGG, from the coding sequence ATGAGCACCGAGCAGCAGAACGAGCGCGCACTCGAAGACGGCATCGTCACCGACATGTCCGGCCGCATGACCTACGGCTCCTACCTGTCGCTCGACCAGCTGCTCACCGCGCAGAACCCGGTCAGCGTTCCCGAGCACCACGATGAGCTGCTGTTCATCATCCAGCACCAGACCACCGAGCTCTGGCTCAAGCAGCTCCTGCACGAGTTGTCCTCCGCCCGCGAGCTCCTGGCCAGTGACGATCTGCGCGAAGCCCTGAAGCGAGTCGCCCGCGTCAAGCGCATTCAGGACGTGATGACGCAGCAATGGGCGATCCTCGCGACCCTCACGCCCACCGAGTACGCGCAGTTCCGCGGTGCGCTCGGCAGCTCCTCCGGGTTCCAGTCGGTGCAGTATCGCGCGGTGGAGTTCGCCCTCGGAAACAAGAACGAGAAGATGCTGAGCGTCTTCCGCGACCACCCCGCCAACCTCGCACTGCTGACAGCCGAGTGGGAGAAGCCCACGCTGTACGACGAGTTCCTGCGCTACGCCTCGCGCCGCGGCCTCCCGATCCCCTCCGAGATCCTCGACCGCGACGTGCGCGAGCCCTATCGGGAGACACCCTCGCTCGTGCCCGCGATCCGTGAGATCTACCAGAACCACCAGGAGAACTGGGATCTCTACGAGGCGTGCGAGGACCTGGTCGACCTCGAGGACAACTTCCAGTTCTGGCGTTTCCGGCACCTGAAGACCGTGGCCCGCACGATCGGCATGAAGGTCGGCACCGGGGGCTCGAGCGGCGTCGGCTTCCTGCAGCGCGCCCTCGACCTCACGTTCTTCCCGGAGCTGTACACGGTGCGCACGGAGATCGGCGGCTGA
- a CDS encoding alpha/beta hydrolase, with protein sequence MTTLPHAEESARPKKIRRPWHRTKVAIACVVGVTAVVAVVGSLTPWPSAMIIRAVFTKGGDETAAEMDRHVPDTKLTETLDVAYGDDGADTTMDVFTPASADGPLPTIVWIHGGAWISGAKENVDPYLRILAAEGYTTIGVNYTIGPEGVYPLAVHQLNDALAYIDAHAAELGVDPTQIVLAGDSAGAQLASQMATLITNPTYAEIMDITPSIDADQLTATVLNCGVYDLSALAQLDGIAGWGFKSAMWAYSGTKTWAEDSTGATMSTVDWVTKDFPTTYISGGNGDGLTWLQSIPMAQRLEELGVDVTTQFWPAPHQPELPHEYQFHLDMPDAQTALQKTIDFLGAHTTR encoded by the coding sequence ATGACTACGCTGCCGCACGCCGAAGAGTCCGCCCGGCCCAAGAAGATCCGCCGGCCGTGGCACCGCACGAAAGTCGCCATCGCCTGCGTCGTTGGTGTCACCGCGGTCGTCGCCGTCGTCGGCTCGCTCACCCCGTGGCCCTCGGCGATGATCATCCGCGCGGTGTTCACCAAGGGCGGCGACGAGACGGCCGCCGAGATGGACCGCCACGTCCCCGACACGAAGCTCACCGAGACGCTCGATGTCGCGTACGGCGATGACGGTGCCGACACCACGATGGATGTCTTCACCCCGGCATCCGCCGACGGCCCCCTGCCGACGATCGTGTGGATCCACGGCGGTGCCTGGATCTCGGGCGCCAAGGAGAACGTCGACCCGTATCTGCGCATCCTCGCGGCCGAGGGATACACGACCATCGGCGTCAACTACACGATCGGCCCCGAGGGCGTGTACCCGCTCGCGGTGCACCAGCTGAACGATGCGCTCGCCTACATCGACGCGCACGCCGCGGAGCTGGGCGTCGACCCCACGCAGATCGTGCTCGCGGGAGACTCGGCCGGCGCGCAGCTCGCCAGCCAGATGGCGACCCTCATCACGAACCCCACGTACGCCGAGATCATGGACATCACGCCGTCGATCGACGCCGACCAGCTCACCGCGACCGTGCTCAACTGCGGTGTCTACGACCTCTCGGCCCTCGCGCAGCTCGACGGCATCGCCGGATGGGGCTTCAAATCGGCGATGTGGGCCTACTCGGGCACGAAGACCTGGGCGGAGGACTCGACAGGCGCGACCATGTCGACCGTGGACTGGGTGACGAAAGACTTCCCGACGACCTATATCTCAGGCGGCAACGGCGACGGCCTCACCTGGCTGCAGTCGATCCCGATGGCGCAGCGCCTGGAAGAGCTGGGGGTCGATGTGACCACCCAGTTCTGGCCCGCGCCGCACCAACCGGAGCTCCCCCACGAGTACCAGTTCCACCTCGACATGCCCGATGCGCAGACGGCTCTGCAGAAGACGATCGACTTCCTGGGCGCACACACCACGCGCTGA
- a CDS encoding pyridoxal phosphate-dependent decarboxylase family protein: MDAVRMHAASPESTAIVDAVLDYSRRRMLAADVPLDKPQTEAELHRLVGPTITDAGLGAPRALSVFEHILAPACLTTSHPLYLSFIPTAPTMAAIAFDLVVSASGLYGGSWLEGAGAVHAENEVLSWLAREFGLPETAGGVFVQGGTIGNLSALVAAREAAKARLIAQGKELPRRWKIVCSVEAHSSNKSAAKVMDADVLLVPAGDDGVLRADGVREALREHGDEICAVVATGGSTNFGIVDDIESIAALKDEFDFWLHIDGAYGLTAMLAPEARHIFAGVERADSVIVDPHKWLFAPFDCCALIYRDPDSGRRAHTQHAEYLDTLTDADEFSPSDYSIQLTRRPRGLPMWFSVATYGVTAYRDAVSATIALTKKIAAEISRRPELRLVRDPQLSVVVFERDGWERADYDRWSAALLDSQRAFVVPSSHGGRPNTRFAILNPLTTFDDLVGILDTMK; the protein is encoded by the coding sequence ATGGATGCTGTGCGCATGCACGCGGCCTCGCCCGAATCCACCGCGATCGTCGATGCCGTGCTCGACTACTCGCGTCGTCGCATGCTCGCCGCTGACGTGCCGCTCGACAAGCCGCAGACCGAAGCAGAGCTGCACCGACTGGTCGGGCCCACCATCACGGATGCGGGTCTCGGTGCGCCGCGGGCGCTGAGCGTGTTCGAGCACATCCTGGCGCCGGCCTGCCTGACCACGAGCCACCCGCTGTACCTGTCGTTCATCCCGACCGCGCCGACCATGGCGGCGATCGCGTTCGACCTGGTGGTGTCGGCATCCGGGCTCTACGGTGGCAGCTGGCTCGAAGGCGCGGGCGCCGTGCACGCCGAGAACGAGGTGCTCTCGTGGCTCGCGCGCGAGTTCGGGCTGCCGGAGACCGCAGGCGGGGTGTTCGTGCAGGGCGGCACGATCGGCAACCTCTCGGCGCTGGTCGCGGCGCGCGAGGCCGCCAAGGCGCGACTGATCGCCCAGGGCAAGGAGCTGCCGCGGCGGTGGAAGATCGTCTGCAGTGTCGAAGCGCACTCCTCGAACAAATCGGCGGCGAAGGTCATGGACGCCGATGTGCTGCTGGTCCCGGCGGGCGACGACGGCGTGCTGCGCGCCGACGGCGTGCGTGAGGCGCTGCGCGAGCACGGCGATGAGATCTGCGCGGTCGTGGCGACCGGCGGCTCGACGAACTTCGGCATCGTCGACGACATCGAGAGCATCGCCGCACTCAAGGATGAGTTCGATTTCTGGCTGCACATCGACGGCGCCTACGGCCTCACCGCGATGCTCGCGCCCGAGGCCCGGCACATCTTCGCCGGGGTCGAGCGGGCTGATTCCGTGATCGTCGATCCGCACAAGTGGCTGTTCGCTCCGTTCGACTGCTGCGCTCTCATCTACCGCGACCCCGACAGCGGCCGCCGGGCGCACACGCAGCACGCCGAATACCTCGACACGCTGACCGACGCCGATGAGTTCAGCCCCTCGGACTACTCGATCCAGCTCACCCGACGTCCGCGCGGGCTGCCGATGTGGTTCTCGGTCGCGACGTACGGTGTGACGGCGTATCGCGATGCCGTGAGCGCCACGATCGCGTTGACCAAGAAGATCGCCGCCGAGATCTCGCGTCGACCCGAGCTGCGGTTGGTGCGCGACCCGCAGCTGTCGGTCGTCGTCTTCGAGCGCGACGGCTGGGAGCGTGCGGACTACGACCGCTGGTCGGCCGCGCTGCTCGATTCGCAGCGGGCGTTCGTGGTGCCCAGTTCGCACGGCGGTCGCCCGAACACCCGCTTCGCCATCCTGAACCCGCTCACCACCTTCGACGACCTGGTCGGCATCCTCGACACCATGAAGTAG
- a CDS encoding TetR/AcrR family transcriptional regulator — protein MPTPERTSAEAIVSAGREILEIAGPTGLTMQAVAERVGVRAPSLYKRVRDRDALHAAVATASIDALTARLDAAGDDLADLANTYRSFAQEHPEGFRIMFTAASPHDALERSAAPLIRAASALVGEDDALDAARLFTAWATGFLQMELSGAFRLGGDVDRAFDYGLQRLIAGLTR, from the coding sequence ATGCCGACACCCGAACGCACGTCAGCCGAGGCGATCGTCTCAGCCGGACGCGAGATCCTCGAGATCGCGGGCCCGACCGGGCTCACGATGCAGGCCGTGGCAGAGCGCGTCGGAGTGCGCGCCCCCTCGCTCTACAAGCGCGTGCGCGACCGTGATGCGCTGCATGCCGCCGTGGCCACGGCATCCATCGACGCGCTCACCGCCCGGCTCGACGCCGCGGGCGATGACCTGGCTGACCTCGCGAACACCTATCGCTCCTTCGCGCAGGAGCACCCCGAGGGCTTCCGGATCATGTTCACGGCGGCCTCCCCGCACGATGCGCTCGAGCGCTCGGCGGCACCGCTCATCCGCGCCGCATCCGCTCTGGTCGGCGAGGATGACGCGCTCGACGCCGCCCGCTTGTTCACCGCGTGGGCGACGGGCTTCCTGCAGATGGAACTCTCGGGCGCGTTCCGCCTCGGCGGCGACGTCGACCGCGCCTTCGACTACGGCTTGCAGCGCCTGATCGCCGGCCTGACGCGCTGA
- a CDS encoding agmatine deiminase family protein encodes MSWRMPAETARHERTWMAFPAEGETLGGTDAAREEGYATWTAVAHAVAEFEPVTMLVDPSEIARARRMLSGSIEIIEAPVDEFWMRDAGPTFVLDNERPGTLGAVDWIFNGWGAPEWAEWRKAAQHARIIADAVGAELVSSTLVNEGGGIHVDGEGTVLLTETVQLDPRRNPYADRQRVEAEMARTIGATKAVWLPRGLTRDYDDFGTNGHVDIVATIVSPGRLLLHDQQNPDHPDHAVTRDLRALLSEQTDAAGRRFEIIDLPAPATLRDEEGPVDWSYVNHLVTNDGVVACGFGDEQADAVAREILTGAYPGRRVVTVDARPLFDRGGGIHCITQQQPAL; translated from the coding sequence ATGAGCTGGCGCATGCCTGCGGAGACCGCACGTCACGAGCGCACCTGGATGGCGTTCCCCGCGGAGGGCGAGACCCTCGGCGGCACGGATGCCGCCCGCGAGGAGGGCTACGCGACCTGGACAGCCGTAGCCCATGCGGTCGCCGAGTTCGAGCCGGTCACGATGCTGGTCGATCCGAGCGAGATCGCCCGCGCCCGGCGCATGCTGAGCGGGAGCATCGAGATCATCGAAGCCCCCGTCGACGAGTTCTGGATGCGCGATGCCGGACCGACGTTCGTGCTCGACAACGAGCGCCCCGGCACGCTCGGCGCGGTCGACTGGATCTTCAACGGCTGGGGAGCGCCCGAGTGGGCCGAGTGGCGCAAGGCCGCCCAGCATGCGCGCATCATCGCCGACGCCGTCGGGGCCGAGCTCGTGAGCTCGACGCTCGTGAACGAGGGCGGCGGCATCCACGTCGACGGCGAGGGGACCGTGCTGCTCACCGAGACCGTGCAGCTCGATCCGCGCCGCAACCCCTACGCCGATCGACAGCGCGTCGAAGCAGAGATGGCACGCACGATCGGCGCGACGAAGGCCGTCTGGCTGCCCCGCGGACTCACCCGCGACTACGACGACTTCGGCACCAACGGCCACGTCGACATCGTCGCCACGATCGTGTCGCCGGGGCGACTGCTGCTCCACGACCAGCAGAACCCCGATCACCCCGACCACGCCGTCACCCGCGACCTGCGCGCGCTCCTGTCGGAGCAGACGGATGCCGCCGGCCGCCGCTTCGAGATCATCGACCTCCCCGCCCCGGCCACGCTGCGCGACGAGGAGGGGCCGGTGGACTGGAGCTACGTCAACCACCTCGTGACGAACGACGGCGTGGTGGCGTGCGGCTTCGGAGACGAGCAGGCGGATGCCGTGGCGCGAGAGATCCTCACCGGCGCCTACCCCGGGCGTCGCGTGGTGACGGTCGACGCCCGCCCGCTGTTCGACCGCGGCGGCGGCATCCACTGCATCACGCAGCAGCAGCCCGCGCTCTGA
- a CDS encoding TetR family transcriptional regulator C-terminal domain-containing protein — protein MKTTSTGATPRRMSPEERDRVIFDGAVGLARESGLESLTVRAVAQRVGVTPALVAHYRPVMDAFLAEVFGEIVGAEREEVMAEFGQERAVRDDLFRMVETLLDGSRDDVTLVWVQAWALGVRNETLAARVRTEMDLWQSAIEEHLSRAVAAGEIAASRTDTAAWMLLAMIDGMNAHSLVKWAPHDRADLARRVLSVALDHPDDPAPSPGVSSLGLPSPGLPSPGLPSPGAPERASLSSRQ, from the coding sequence ATGAAGACCACGTCAACAGGTGCGACTCCCCGGCGCATGTCGCCGGAGGAGCGCGATCGCGTGATCTTCGATGGAGCCGTCGGTCTCGCGCGCGAGAGCGGACTCGAGAGTCTGACGGTGCGCGCGGTCGCCCAGCGCGTCGGGGTGACTCCCGCACTGGTCGCGCACTATCGGCCCGTCATGGACGCGTTCCTCGCCGAGGTGTTCGGCGAGATCGTCGGCGCGGAACGCGAAGAGGTCATGGCGGAGTTCGGCCAGGAACGTGCGGTGCGCGACGACCTGTTCCGCATGGTCGAGACCCTGCTCGACGGGAGTCGCGACGATGTCACGCTCGTCTGGGTGCAGGCGTGGGCGCTCGGTGTGCGCAACGAGACGCTCGCCGCGCGGGTGCGTACCGAGATGGATCTCTGGCAGAGCGCGATCGAGGAGCACCTCTCGCGTGCCGTCGCCGCGGGCGAGATCGCCGCATCGCGCACCGATACCGCCGCCTGGATGCTGCTCGCCATGATCGACGGGATGAACGCCCACTCGCTGGTGAAGTGGGCGCCGCACGATCGCGCGGATCTCGCGCGACGGGTGCTGTCGGTCGCCCTCGATCACCCCGACGATCCCGCACCTTCGCCCGGTGTGTCTTCGCTCGGTCTGCCTTCTCCCGGTCTGCCTTCACCCGGTCTGCCTTCACCCGGTGCGCCGGAGCGCGCATCCCTCTCGTCCCGACAGTAA
- a CDS encoding amidohydrolase family protein, with protein sequence MFAATFFDGEEWREGAIGLVDGRLLLRDEPAPADAPRLDGVIVGGYTDHHVHLQLVDHTLLAGSALGRVVDLGANPEVVAQLAVHNSSMNSPRAGSGATSAPRAAVLEELRTPHRPEIVFAGAFLTPPSGYPSDRDWAPGGSVREVGDAASAARAVREMADAGASCIKVASNAHAGLVFDDALFRLIVELAAERGLDVTAHAEGQGEAQRVARLGARRLAHAPFTERLSDDEIAEQAASVSWISTLAIHSGADLTVAIHNVRRFHTAGGTVRYGTDMGNGPTPVGLNGAELRALRDAGLDDAALLRALAPCDPRDASALLLLLPGRSPATADPSLARPLTPADLKV encoded by the coding sequence ATGTTCGCGGCGACGTTCTTCGACGGCGAGGAATGGCGCGAGGGCGCCATCGGCCTCGTCGACGGGCGACTGCTGCTGCGCGACGAACCCGCCCCCGCCGACGCGCCTCGACTCGACGGCGTGATCGTCGGCGGATACACCGACCACCACGTGCACCTGCAGCTCGTCGACCACACGCTGTTGGCCGGCTCGGCGCTCGGCCGGGTGGTCGACCTCGGCGCGAATCCCGAGGTCGTGGCGCAGCTCGCGGTTCACAACTCCTCAATGAACTCGCCCCGCGCGGGTTCGGGGGCGACCTCCGCCCCCAGAGCCGCTGTTCTTGAGGAGTTACGAACACCACACCGACCAGAGATCGTCTTCGCCGGCGCCTTCCTCACCCCGCCCAGCGGCTACCCGTCCGACCGCGACTGGGCCCCTGGGGGCTCGGTGCGTGAGGTCGGCGACGCCGCGTCAGCCGCCCGAGCCGTGAGGGAGATGGCGGATGCCGGCGCCTCCTGCATCAAGGTCGCGAGCAACGCGCACGCGGGTCTGGTGTTCGACGACGCACTGTTCCGCCTGATCGTCGAGCTCGCTGCGGAGCGCGGCCTCGACGTCACAGCTCATGCCGAAGGCCAGGGCGAGGCGCAGCGCGTCGCCCGCCTGGGTGCCCGTCGCCTCGCGCACGCCCCGTTCACCGAACGCCTCAGCGACGACGAGATCGCCGAGCAGGCGGCATCCGTCTCCTGGATCTCGACGCTCGCGATCCACAGCGGCGCAGACCTGACCGTCGCCATCCACAACGTCCGACGCTTCCACACGGCGGGCGGCACCGTGCGCTACGGCACCGACATGGGCAACGGCCCCACGCCCGTCGGCCTGAACGGTGCCGAGCTCCGGGCACTCCGCGACGCCGGCCTCGATGACGCGGCGCTCCTGCGTGCGCTCGCGCCATGCGACCCCCGCGACGCGTCCGCGCTGCTGCTCCTCCTGCCCGGCCGCTCCCCCGCGACCGCCGACCCCTCGCTCGCCCGCCCGCTCACCCCCGCCGATCTGAAGGTGTGA
- a CDS encoding kynureninase: protein MTDSLDTRLLDRARALDAADPLHAHLAAFADAPGVTAYLDGNSLGRPLRDTPEKLAAFVREDWGTRLIRSWDEQWMALPMELGDRIGRVALGAAPGQTVVADSTSVLIYKLLRAALRQAQGPTGRAQGPTGEAQGPDVETSRTEIVMEAGNFPTDRFLVAGVAAETGMTVRWLEPDPVHGVTVDDVAAVVSERTALVSLSHVDYRSGALADMPAITDAVHAAGALMMWDLCHSAGVIPMQLDDWGVDMAVGCTYKYLNGGPGSPAFAYLRRDLQGVLRQPIQGWWSAADIFAMGPEYVPADDIRQLLSGTPPVTSMLAMQGMLDLIEQSSIAQIRAKSVSLTDLAVEAYDEVLSPLGVRLLSPRDAALRGGHVTVGHPDFRAVTQRLWADGIIPDFRFPDGIRLGLSPLSTSHVETVTGVLAIRDALRA, encoded by the coding sequence ATGACCGACTCCCTCGACACCCGCCTGCTCGACCGCGCCCGCGCCCTCGACGCCGCCGACCCGCTGCACGCGCATCTCGCGGCCTTCGCCGACGCCCCGGGCGTCACCGCGTACCTCGACGGCAACTCCCTCGGACGACCGCTGCGCGACACCCCCGAGAAGCTCGCCGCCTTCGTGCGCGAAGACTGGGGCACTCGGCTGATCCGCTCGTGGGACGAGCAGTGGATGGCACTGCCCATGGAGCTCGGCGACCGGATCGGCCGGGTCGCCCTCGGAGCCGCGCCCGGCCAGACCGTGGTCGCCGATTCGACCAGCGTGCTGATCTACAAGCTGCTGCGTGCGGCCCTTCGACAGGCTCAGGGACCCACCGGCAGAGCTCAGGGACCCACCGGCGAAGCTCAGGGACCCGACGTCGAGACCTCCCGCACCGAGATCGTGATGGAGGCCGGCAACTTCCCGACCGACCGCTTCCTGGTCGCCGGTGTCGCCGCCGAGACCGGCATGACCGTGCGCTGGCTCGAACCGGACCCGGTGCACGGCGTCACGGTCGACGATGTCGCGGCCGTCGTCTCCGAGCGCACCGCCCTGGTCTCGCTCAGTCACGTCGACTACCGCTCCGGCGCTCTCGCGGATATGCCGGCGATCACGGATGCTGTCCACGCGGCCGGAGCCCTGATGATGTGGGACCTGTGCCATTCCGCGGGCGTGATCCCGATGCAGCTCGACGACTGGGGTGTCGACATGGCCGTGGGCTGCACCTACAAGTATCTGAACGGCGGGCCCGGTTCCCCGGCCTTCGCGTATCTGCGCCGTGATCTGCAGGGCGTGCTGCGCCAGCCGATCCAGGGTTGGTGGAGCGCCGCCGACATCTTCGCCATGGGACCGGAGTACGTGCCGGCCGACGACATCCGTCAGCTGCTCAGCGGCACGCCGCCCGTGACGTCGATGCTCGCGATGCAGGGAATGCTCGACCTGATCGAGCAGTCGTCGATCGCGCAGATCCGCGCCAAATCGGTCTCCCTCACCGACCTCGCCGTCGAGGCCTACGACGAGGTGCTCTCACCGCTGGGCGTGCGGCTGCTGAGTCCTCGTGATGCAGCCCTCCGCGGCGGGCACGTCACGGTCGGGCATCCGGACTTCCGTGCGGTGACGCAGCGGCTGTGGGCGGACGGGATCATCCCCGACTTCCGTTTCCCCGATGGCATCCGACTCGGACTCTCACCCCTGAGCACCTCGCACGTCGAGACCGTGACGGGCGTGCTCGCCATCCGCGACGCTCTGCGCGCATGA